The Mauremys reevesii isolate NIE-2019 linkage group 1, ASM1616193v1, whole genome shotgun sequence genome has a segment encoding these proteins:
- the LOC120401667 gene encoding uncharacterized protein LOC120401667: MRQFCYSSMESTTSPLWSPSSFSLREASMTWSGPLCNTRETMTVASWEGSTHPIQAQPLPRPPAHSRRDRREQNIGLDQMSAHGSDFNIRQKHLQSQLWAPQTPIPGEPLLGEQDTKQQWEFNTDRPECGFPAKVPKPLRSDTRPQHAQEIQEPCVCPWGPLPQKVHRIMASPDAILARFVPTAGVKLQDHVAQKCSEIQTKAFPKVVRESHRDAPLLRETALPGPLRRPREPGKHRTAAFPTMGQQPAHPIELHIRREHLIMQRGLPTLDPEPPAKFPHAVQARGASVEFSEMETDFLQTGRQSTSSSSSTRPPTPVEDTTMETGRNDTAWVW; encoded by the exons ATGAGACAGTTCTGCTATTCCTCCAtggaatccaccacctctcccctctggagtcccagctccttttccctgagagaagccTCCATGACTTGGTCAGGGCCCCTCTGCAACACAAGGGAGACCATGACTGTCGCAAGCTGGGAAGGATCcactcatcccatccaagcccagcctctccccaggccccctgcccacagcagacgagACCGGCGAGAGCAGAACATAGGTCTGGACCAGATGTCAGCCCATGGCTCAGACTTCAACATCCGACAGAAGCATCTGCAGAGCCAACTGTGggctccacaaacccccatcccgggggagccattgctgggtgagcAGGACACCAAGCAGCAATGGGAATTCAACACAGATCGGCCCGaatgtggatttccagcaaaggtcccAAAGCCCCTGAGATCCGACACCAGGCCTCAGCATGcacaggagatccaggagccatgcgtctgcccctggggacccctgccccaaaaggtccacaggatcatggcatcccctgatgccatcctggccaggTTTGTGCCCACGGCGGGGGTCAAGCTGCAGGATCACGTGGCTCAGAAATGCTCGGAGATCCAAACGAAGGCTTTTCCTAAGGTCGTGagagagtcgcacagagatgctcccctcctgagagagactgccctgcctgggccactccGCCGCCCTAGGGAGCCAGGCAAGCACAGGACAGCGGCATTCCCAACGATGGGACAacagcctgcccaccccatcgAACTCCACATAAGGCGTGAGCATCTCATCATGCAGAGGGGGCTGCCCACCCTGGATCCAGAGCCCCCGGCAAAGTTCCCTCACGCCGTCCAAGCCAGGGGAGCCAGTGTGGAGTTCAGTGAGATGGAGACCGATTTCCTGCAGACAGGGAGGCAAAGcacaagctcctcttcttccacacgTCCTCCAACGCCAGTGGAAGATACCACCATGGAGACGGGCAGGAATGATACCGCG TGGGTCTGGTAA